The Betaproteobacteria bacterium nucleotide sequence CGAGGTGCGTCAGGCATTTCTCGCAGCCTATGAAGAAACGGTGCGAACGTCGCCGCTCTATACCGATTTCAATGCTGCACACGGACTGCTCGCGCTCGCCGAGCTGGACAAGGTACTGTACGAGCTGCGCTACGAGCTCGGCAACCGGCCCGATTGGGTCTCGATCCCGCTGCGCGGCATCTTTGCGCTCGTGGGCGACGCCTGACACGGATAGGAGATTGCCATGGAACAACACGTGGACATGCTGATCGAGCCGGCGCGGGTGTTCCTGCTGCAGGTTGCCAGTCTGCTGCCGCGTCTCGGCATCGCGCTGATCGTGCTCGTCGCCGGCTGGCTGTTGGCGCGGGTGGCGCGCTTTGCCGTGACGCGGGGACTGCGCGCGATCAACTTCAACGTGCTGACCGAGCGCGCGGGACTCGACGAGTTTCTCCGCCACGGCGGTGTGGACGTCGATACCGTCGGCATTCTCGGTCTGCTGGCGTACTGGCTGGTGATTCTCGCGGCGCTTTTCATCGCGGCAAGCGGGATCGGGCTGCCCAACGTCACCGATCTCATCGCGCGCATCATGCTGTTCGTGCCGAAGGTGATGGTCACCGTGCTGATCCTCGCCTTCGGTGCGTATTTCGCCCGTTTCATCGCGGCGACCATCATGACCTACTGCAAGAACGCAGAAGTGCGCGACGGCGAGCTGCTCGGCCGCCTGGCGCAGTACACGGTGCTCGCCTTCGTCGTCCTGATCTCGCTCGACCATCTCGGTGTCGGCGGCGACATCATCCGGCAGACGTTCCTCATCGTGCTCGGCGGTGTGGTGCTCGCGCTGGCGCTCGCCTTCGGCATCGGCGGACAACGCTGGGCGGCGGAACTGCTCGAGCGCTGGTGGCCGCGTCGCGACGACGAGAGATGACGGCAGCTGCGAGGGGCCGCGCGGCAGCGCTGCAGGTGCAATGAGGCGCCGCCATGCAATGCCCTTCGGCTGCGAGCTCCTGCCCAGTGGCGGCGCGCGCTTCCGCCTGTGGGCACCCGGTGCGCGCGCGGTGGCGCTGCGCCTGCACGCGGCAGGGGAACAGCCACAGGAAGCCGCAGCAGCAGCGCTCGGCCAAGGCTGGTTCGAAGCCGAGCGCGGCCGGGCACGCGCCGGCGACCGCTACCAGTTCGTCATCGACGGCGACCTCGCCGTCCCCGATCCGGCCGCGCGCTGGAATCCCGAAGACGTCCACGGCGCGAGTGCGATCGTCGATCCGCTCGCCTTCGACTGGCAGGACACCGCGTGGCGCGGTCGTCCGTGGCACGAGGTCGTGCTGTACGAAGTGCACGTCGGCACCTTCTCGCCGGAGGGCACGTTCGCCGGGGTCGAGCAGCGATTGGACCACCTCGTCGCACTCGGTGTCACCGCGATCGAGATCATGCCGGTCGCGGATTTTCCCGGGGCGCGCGACTGGGGCTACGACGGTGCGCTGCTCTTCTCGCCGGATGCCGCGTACGGCACGCCCGACGATCTCAAGCGTCTGGTGCAGGCGGCGCACGCCCGCAGGCTGATGGTCTTTCTCGATGTCGTCTACAACCACTTCGGACCCGAGGGCAATTACCTCTACGTCTACGCGAGGCAGTTCTTCACCGAGCGCCATCACACGCCGTGGGGCGGCGCCATCGACTTCGAGGGGCCGGCAAGCCGCACCGTGCGCGACTTCTACGTGCACAACGCCCTCTACTGGATCGAGGAGTTCCACATCGACGGGCTGCGGCTCGATGCCGTGCACGCGATCTACGATGCCTCGCGCCCCGACATCCTGGTGGAGATTGCCGCGGCGGTGCGCGCCGGTCCGGGCGCCGACCGCCACGTCCACCTCGTGCTGGAAAACGACGACAACGCCGCCCGCTACCTGTGCCGAGGCGGAGAACGCGACGGCTGCTACGACGCGCAGTGGAACGACGACATCCACCACGCGCTGCACGTTCTGCTCACGGGCGAGAGCGAAGGCTACTACGCCGACTACGCCGACGATCCGCTCGCGCACCTCGGACGTTGTCTCGCCGAAGGCTTCGCCTACCAGGGCGAGCGCTCGCCCTATCGCGAGGGGCAACCGCGCGGCGAACCCAGCGCCGGCCTGCCGGCGACGGCGTTCGTGAGCTTCCTGCAGAACCACGATCAGATCGGCAACCGCGCCTTCGGCGAGCGTCTCGCCGCCTTGGCCGCACCCGAGCGCCTGGCCGCGGCCGTCGCGGTGGTGCTGCTCGCGCCGTCGCCCCCGCTCCTCTTCATGGGCGAGGAATGGGGCAGCACGCAGCCCTTCCTGTTCTTCTGCGATTTCGAGCCCACGCTCGCGCCGCAGGTCACCGCCGGGCGCCGCCGCGAGTTCGAGCGGTTTCCGCGCTTTCGCGACGAGG carries:
- the treZ gene encoding malto-oligosyltrehalose trehalohydrolase, which produces MRRRHAMPFGCELLPSGGARFRLWAPGARAVALRLHAAGEQPQEAAAAALGQGWFEAERGRARAGDRYQFVIDGDLAVPDPAARWNPEDVHGASAIVDPLAFDWQDTAWRGRPWHEVVLYEVHVGTFSPEGTFAGVEQRLDHLVALGVTAIEIMPVADFPGARDWGYDGALLFSPDAAYGTPDDLKRLVQAAHARRLMVFLDVVYNHFGPEGNYLYVYARQFFTERHHTPWGGAIDFEGPASRTVRDFYVHNALYWIEEFHIDGLRLDAVHAIYDASRPDILVEIAAAVRAGPGADRHVHLVLENDDNAARYLCRGGERDGCYDAQWNDDIHHALHVLLTGESEGYYADYADDPLAHLGRCLAEGFAYQGERSPYREGQPRGEPSAGLPATAFVSFLQNHDQIGNRAFGERLAALAAPERLAAAVAVVLLAPSPPLLFMGEEWGSTQPFLFFCDFEPTLAPQVTAGRRREFERFPRFRDE